From Clostridium cylindrosporum DSM 605:
CTAATTTATGTTCACATAGCTTGTTTATTTATTCCTAAAATTCAAAAAGGAAAGTTTCTAGATATCACAATTTATACAGTTATCTTTTTAGCTTATGCTGTCTTACGTATATATAAGTATAGCGTCGATACAAAGAAAAAACAGAACACTAAAATTAAACTTCATGCATAAGGACTTAAATTTAATTTAAGTAAAGTGATACTTTAAAATAATCAGGAAAAACCTAAGAAAATTTATAACCCCATAAGTAAAATTAATTTGGAATTAGTATCCCAGTTTTACTTATGGGGTTAATTGTATTTTAGTTTCTTGTGTTAAGTTAGAAAGAGTAACATAAAACCTAATTCCTATAAATACACTAGGACTAATAGGAAAAAATATATTGACATGGAAATATATTGAAACTATAATTGATATAAAACCTAGTAAATGTATAGGGTAAATATGTATGTAAAAATTGTAAGTTATTTAGGAGGGATAGTATGGTGACTACAGTCTTATCTCCACAAGAAATAAGAATAGAAAGTGAAATTTCAAATAAATTAAACTTTATTAAAAAGAGTAGAGCAGAGAAGATACTAGATAGCTTTAAAGGTGAAAGACCAAGGATTGATGCCTATAGGGCCAAGTATTTTACTGAGTCATTTAAGGAGACAGAGGGAGAAGCTTTAATTCTTAGATGGGCAAAGGCCCTAAAAAGATATGCTGAGAAAGCTCCAGTTTATATTGATAAGGATCAATTGATAGTTGGGCGTTCAGGTTACCCAGGAAGATATGGACTTGTTTATCCAGAGCTTGATGGTGACTTTTTAGACATTGCGATTAAGGAACTACCTAAGAGGGAGACTTCTCCATTTAATATATCTAAGGAGGATGCAAGAATTCTAATTGAGGAGGTTGCTCCATACTGGAAGGGGAAGACTTTTCACGAGGACTTAGCTAAGGCATTATCAGATGAGACTATTAAGTACACATATAATCCTAATAATACATTAGAATCAAGATTTATAGTTAATGAAACCGCATCATTTCGTTCATCTATTCAGTGGGTACACGATTATGAGAAGGTTCTTAAACTTGGATATATAGAGATTAGGAATCAAGCATTAAAGGCCCTAGAGGAGCTTGATCCATTTAGCCCAGTTGATAATACAGAGAAGGCACCATTTCTTAATGCTATTGTTATAGTTTCAGATGCAATTATTCTTTGGGCAAGAAGACATGGAGACTTAGCTCTTGAATTATCAAAGAGGGAAAATGACTCTATAAGACGTGATGAGCTGAAAGTCATTGCTAGTAACTGCTACAGGGTTCCAGCATATCCTGCAGAAAGTTTCTATGAGGCTGTACAGTCACAGTGGTTTGTTCAGATGTTTTCAAGAATTGAACAGAAAACAGGAACAGTTATATCAAATGGAAGAATGGATCAGTATCTATATCCATACTACAAAAAGGATGTAGAATCTGGAGTTCTTACAGATGAAGGCGCTATTGAATTATTAGATTGTGTGTGGGTAGCTATGGCGCAGTTTATTGATCTGTATATATCACCTACAGGTGGTGCGTTTAATGAAGGATATGCACACTGGGAAGCGGTTACAATAGGTGGACAGACCAAAGAGGGGGTAGACGCTACTAACGACTTAACCTATTTATTCCTAGAGTCTAAGAAGAACTTCCCTCTTAACTATCCTGATTTAGCAGCTAGAATTCACACAAGGTCACCTATTAGGTATTTATATGAGGTTGCTGAAACTATTAAGGATGGATCAGGGTTTCCAAAGCTTATTAATGATGAGGAAGTGGTTCCACTTCTACTATCAAAGGGAGCAAGCTTCGATGAAGCCTATGACTATGCGGTATCAGGATGTGCAGAGTGCAGAATGCCAAATCGTGATACTTACACAAGTCCATGTGCATATATAAACTTTGCAGCTGCACTTGAAATGACCCTATATAATGGGAAGATGCAAAAGTATGGGGATGAGGTTATTGGACTTGAAACAGGGGACCCTAGAGAATTTAAATCCTTTGATGAGTTTTTTGATGCATATTTAAAGCAGCAAAAGAACTTCTTAAAGCATGCATTTATTCAGCAGCATGAAATTATTCGTTTAAGGGAGCAGCACTTTGCAGCACCACTTAGTTCATCTATGCATAGGCTTTGCTTAGAGAATTATAAGGATATTCATAGTGCTCATATTGAAGGTGGAATAGATCTTGGGTACTTTGAATTTATAGGATATGGAACTGTTATAGATTCACTATCTGCAGTTAAGAAGTTAGTGTTTGAGCATAAGAAAATTACTATAGATGAGCTGTTAGAGGCGACTCAGAATAACTTTGAAGGATATGAGGCAATTCGTCAACAGCTTTTAAGTGCACCTAGCTATGGTAATAATGATGAGTATGCAGATTCAATTGCAAAGAAACTAGATTATGAAGCTCTTAAGTTTACAGAAAAGTATTCTAAGGAACTAGGGGTGAACCTAGACCTTAGATATGTACCGTTTACTTCACATGTACCATTTGGAAAGGTAGTTAGTGCGACTCCTAATGGAAGATTTAGCTTTACTCCTTTAGCAGATGGTTCATCAGCATCACATGGTGCAGATGTAAATGGACCTACAGCGGTTCTACTATCTAATTTTGAATCTAAGAACTACGGAATTAAAAACCGTGCTGCAAGGCTTTTAAATATTAAGCTAACACCAAGCTGTGTAGATGGAGATGAGGGAACAGATAGACTAGTAGACCTTATAAGAACATGGTGTGATTTAAAGCTTTGGCATCTACAGTTTAACATCATTAATAAGGAAACTTTAATTGAAGCTAAGAAGAATCCAGAAGATTATTCTAATCTACTAGTTAGAGTAGCAGGATATAGTGCTTACTTTGTAGAGCTATCTGAGGATCTTCAAGATGATATTATAGCTAGAACAGAGCACAGAGCAATCTAAACAGAATTCTCGAATCCGAGGGAGGACATTATGTATAAGGAAAAAAGTGATAGCGCCTATGTTTTAAATATTCAACATTATTCATTACATGATGGACCTGGTATAAGAACTCTAGTGTTTTTAAAGGGATGTCCCCTTCGTTGTAGATGGTGTGCTAATCCAGAATCACAGTCAATAGAACCACAGGTTGCCTTTAACCATCTTAAGTGTATAGGGGAGAGGGAATGTGGAAGGTGCATAAAGGTTTGTGAAGGTGATTCTATACACTTTGATAAAGGGAAGGCTATTCTTAATCATAAAAGGTGTACAAACTGCTTAAAATGTGTAGATGCTTGTCCATCTGGCGCCATATCAGTATATGGGAAACTTATGAATTATAAAGAGGTTCTTAAGATAGTTGAAAAGGATTCAAACTTCTACGCTAGAAGTGGTGGAGGACTTACAATCAGTGGGGGAGAGCCTCTACTAAATGGAGATTTCACCATAAAGCTACTAAGGGAAGCTAGGAAAAGAAGAATTAATACAGCTATAGAAACCTCAGGCTATGGAGACTTCCAGGTCTTAAGCGAAATAGCAAAGCATCTTGATACAATTATATTTGATATAAAGTGTATAAGTGATGATCAGCATAAAAAGTACACAGGGGTTTCAAGAAACCTAATACTTGATAACTTTACAAGGTTATGCATAGAATATCCTCATCTTAAAAAGATAGTTAGAACACCTGTAATACCTGGCTTCAACGATAATGAGTACGAGATCTATAAAATTATAGATTTTCTATCAGGTAAAGAAAATATAAAGTATGAACTTCTTCAATATCACCGCTTTGGTGAGGCGAAGTATGGGTATATAGGAAAAGAGTATTTAATGGGGGATGTTACCTTAAGCGATGAGAAAATGGATGACTTAAGAAGAATGGTTAAAGAAAAATTTTAACATTTTATATTAATTTTATTTTATTGGGGTTATTGTATATTGAATCCTACTAAACATATATGTTTATAGTAAAAGATGTTTAGTACAGAATTTTAGGGGGATGGTTTTAAATGACTAAGTTAAGCGGGGATAAAGTAAGAGAGTTAGATGCTAAGTATAATCTGCATCCATGGATGAAGCAAAAAAACATGAATGCACTTCCAGTAGAAAGAGCAGAGGGGATTTACTACTGGGATTATGATGGCAACAAGTACTATGATATGTCTTCACAACTTGTAAATGTTAATCTAGGCTATGGCAACAAGGAGATAATCAATGCTATAAAGGAGCAGGTGGAAAGACTTCCATATATCGCTCCTGCATATGCAGAGGAGTCTAAGTCAAGGCTAGCTGAGGAATTAATTAAGATATCACCTAAGAATATGAGAAAGGTATTTTTCACATGTGGTGGTTCCGATGCTAATGAAAGTGCTATTAACATGGCAAGAACAGTAACAGGAAGAACAAAGATATTCTCAAGATACCGTAGCTATCATGGTTCAACTCTAGGTTCAGGTAATCTTTCAGGGGATCCTAGAAGATTTGCCCTTGAGAACCCAGCAGCAACTGGATTTATTAAGTTTTTTGATCCATATGTATATAGAGAGTATTTTAACTTTAGTAGTGATGAGGAGGCTTCAAACTACTACATTGCAAAGCTTAGGGAACAACTAACCTATGAAGGACCAGAAAATGTAGCTGCAATAATTGTAGAGTCTATAACTGGGGCTAATGGAGTTATCATTCCCCCAGATGGATACCTACAAGGAATCAGAAAGATTTGTGATGAGTTTGGAATTATTATGATTTGTGATGAGGTTATGGCTGGGTTTGGTCGTACTGGTAAAATGTTTGCATTTGAGAATTGGGGCATAGAACCAGACATAATAGTTTTCGCTAAGGGAGTAACCTGTGGCTATGTGCAACTAGGAGGAGTAATAGTTAACGAAAGAGTTGCAAAGCATTATGAGGATACTGTATTCCAATATGGTTTAACATACAGTGGACACCCACTAGGATGTGCAGCTGGTCTTGCATCAGTTAAGTACTATGAAGATGCGAATATACTTGAAAATGTAAACAAAGTAGGAAAGGTTCTAGGAGAGAGACTAGAGGAATTTAAGAGTAAATATAAAAGCGTTGGTGACGTTAGATATATAGGTTTATTCTCAGCTGTAGAACTAGTTAAGAACAAGGGAACAAAGGAACCACTAGTTCCATATGGTAGAGATCCTGAAGGGATAATTGGTAAGATTATATCTCTACTAAAGTCAAAGGGCTTCTCAACATTTGGTCGTGAAAACACAATCATTATTGCACCTCCACTTATTATTACAGAGGAGGAGCTTCTAGAGGCGTTAAAGATATTTGAGGAAGTGCTTGAGGTAGTGGACAGGGAATATATTTAGAGGTGAATAGTATGTGGAGTTATGAAGAGCCAGTAAAAATTATCTTTGGAAATGGTGTAATTAAAAAGCTAAATGAAGTCATAAAAGAAAATAAATATAAAAATGGGCTTTTAGTAAGTGATAAATACTTTCTAGAAAGTGGCTTTGTAGGAGAGGTGCTCCTTGATAATATGGGATGCATTAAAAATACTTTTTATGATATAGAGCCAAATCCAACAGTTAAAAACGTTGATAGCTGTGCCAAGTTAATAAGGGAAAATAACATTGAATTTATAGTAGCACTTGGAGGGGGAAGTGCCCTTGACTGTGCTAAGGCTGCAAGTGTAGTGGCATTAACTAATGACTCTATAACAAAATACCATGGCACAGGACTCCAAATTCCTGATAAGGGATTGCCTCTTATCGCTATTCCAACTACATCAGGAACAGGAAGTGAGGTTACAAGTGTTAGTGTATTAACTGATCATGATTTAGGAAGAAAGGCACCTATAGCATCAAAGTCTATGTACCCGAAAATAGCACTTGTTGATCCAGAGCTAACATACTCTATGCCAAAGAATGTAACAGCAAGTACAGGAATAGATGTACTATGTCATGCCCTTGAAGGTTTTTGGAGTAAAAATCATCAGCCTATATCAGATGCCTTAGCACTTTATGCAAGTCTTTTAGTTTTTAAGTATTTAGAAAGAGCATTTAAGAATGCTTATGATAAAGAGGCACGTGAAAAGCTTTCCGAAGCTTCTATTATCGCAGGGCTAGCATTTAATCTACCAAAAACAACAGCATCACATGCATGTTCTTTTCCACTAACTAATATTTATCATATACCCCATGGAGAAGCATGTGGATTAACCCTTGATTACTTTGTAAGACTTAATAAGGATGCAGAAAAGAGTAGACTAGAGGATTTTGCAAGAAGGATTGGGTTTAGGGATGCGAGTCACCTAGCAGATGAGATAAGAGAACTAAAAAAACGAGTAGGGCTATTAGTTGATCTAAAGCATCTAAGTCTAAGTGAAGAAGATATTGAGGATTTAGTTAATGAAAGTAAGCATCCAAATTTACTAAATAATCCTGTAGAGGTGACAGATGATGTACTACTTAAAATGTACAGGAGCTTAACTTAAGACATCTAAGGGGGATAATAGTATGGACAAGCTATCCAAGAGAAATGGAACTTTTGAGAGGGTTCTAACCCTTTCAACGGTTTTGATAATAATAGCTATTTGGTATATAACAACAAAACTAAACCTGGTGTCGGATACATTGGTTCCCTCACCGGGCAAGGTTATAAAGGCATTTATAGAAGTGCTACAAAATGGATATAAAGGTTCATCACTTCTAACTCATCTAGGGGTTAGTATGGAAAGACTATTAATTGCATTTATTTTAGCAGGAATCACAGCGATTCCACTGGGACTTTTAAGTGGATACAACAGCAAGATTCGAGCAATACTTGAGCCTATTATTGAGTTTTATAGACCACTACCACCACTTGCCTACTATACACTTTTAGTGCTTTGGATGGGTATTGATAATTCATCTAAGATCGCACTTTTATATTTGGCAAGCTTTGCCCCAATATTTATATCATGTATGTCAGCGGTGCTTAAGGTAAAAAAGGATTATATAAGTAGTGCAGATACACTTGGGGCATCAAGAAGCCAAGTATTTGCCCATGTTATATTTCCATCCTGTCTTCCTGATATATTCCTTGGGCTTAGAACAGCTATAGGGGTATCATATACAACACTAGTTGCAGCGGAAATGGTAGCTGCGGTATCAGGTATAGGATGGATGGTGCTAGATGCAAGTAAATTTTTAAGAAGTGACATTATATTTGTAGGAATTATTATCATGGGGCTAACTGGAATACTACTAGATAGAATTATTCGTTATATAGAAATAAAGGTTGTTCCATGGAAGGGTAAAGAATAACTTTTAGGGGGACTTTATATGAAAAGGATTAAAAAGTTTATTGGGGCTTCATTACTTTTAACTTTATCACTATCACTTGCTTCATGTGGAGTAAAAAGTGAAACTACTTCTTCAAAGGGAAATAATCTGCCTGAGGTAGTGAACATAGGAACTCAGCAAATGCCAAATGACGAGACAATAGCAAGGGCAAAGGGATTCTTTGAAAGTGAGCTTGGAGTTAAGGTAAATATAAAGGAGTTTGATTCAGGTAAGGACGTTAATACTGCACTTGCATCAAAAAGTATAGATTTTGGACTTCTTGGAACAACACCAGCAACTATAAGTTTAGCTAGTGGGATTCCAGTAGAGGTTATATGGATTCATGACGTTATAGGTGAGGTTGAATCACTTGCAGTTAGAAATAAATCAAATATAAAATCAGTAGCAGAACTTAAGGGCAAGAGAATAGCAGTTCCATTTGGTTCAACTGCACACTACAGCCTTCTAAGAGGACTTAAGCTAAATAATCTTACAGAAAAGGATCTTACTATTCTAGATATGCAACCAGCTGATATAGTTGCAGCTTGGCAAAGAGGGGATATAGATGGTGCATATGTATGGCAACCAACACTTCAAAAACTTCTTGGGGATGGAAGTGTATTAGTTTCAAGTAAGAATCTTGCAGAAAAAGGTGCTGTAACAGCAGACATTGAGGTTGTTAGAAGTGAATTCTCAAAGAAGTATCCTGAAATAGTATCAAAGTATATAGGAATTCAACAAAAATCACATGAAATCTATGAAAGTAACCTAGATGATGCAGTAGAAACAGTATCAAAGGCTCTTCAAATTAGTAAAGATGAAAGCAGCAAACAAATAAAGGAATCAATTTGGGTATCAGCTAAGGAGCAGTTAAGCGACAAGTACTTTGGAACATCTAGCAATAAGGGTAACTTAGTTAATATTCTTAAGGATACAGCGGACTTTTTAGCAGACCAAAAGACTATACCATCTTCTCCAGATATAAAGGTTTTTGAAAATGCTGTTAATCCAAGCTACATTGAAAAAGCATTAAAGAAGTAAGATAACACAAGGAGTAAGGTTATGGGGAATGAAGAAATTAAAGATGATTATGTAATTACCTTAAAGGATATAAATTTAAAATATGAAGGTGAAAAGGGAGTAGTAACAGCTCTAGAAAATGTTAACCTAAACATAGAAAATGGAGAATTTATATGTGTTCTTGGGCCTTCAGGATGTGGGAAAAGCACTCTTTTAAAGATAATTGCAGGACTGCTTGCACCAAGTAGTGGTGAAGCAAAAATGGATCAGGGAATAATAAAGGGACCTGACTATAACCGAGGTGTTGTATTCCAAAACCCTACGCTTTATCCATGGCTGAACATTAGAGATAATGTAGGTTTTGGTCTCAAAATGAGAAAGTTCCCAAAGGAGGATATTGCAAGACGTACAAAACAGTATTTAGAGCTTGTAAACCTTTCAGAATTTGAAAAGCATAAGCCATATGAATTATCAGGTGGAATGAAGCAAAGAGCTTCACTTGCTAAGGTTTTAGTTAATAACCCTAGGGTAATTTTAATGGACGAGCCACTTGGTGCACTAGATGCATTAACAAGACAGAATATGCAAAGTCTAATTCGTAGTCTTTGGTGGAAGACTAATAAAACTGTGTTTTTAATTACACATGATGTAGATGAAGCATTATCCCTTGGTACAAGGGTTATAGTTATGTCCAGTAGACCAGGTAGGATAGTTAAGGAGTTTAAGACAGACTTTACCTACAACATAACCGGAGATAATGGAGATAGATGTAGGTATTCTGATCATTACCTAAAAATAAGAGAAGAGATTCTAAATCTTATTAATGATCAAGGAGATAAGTATGTAATATAAGGATGGGTTATTTAACCCATCCTTATTTATTATGTCGAATTATAACTGAATTTTAAGAATACTTTCACATAGAGTGCAGGGTTTAATCACACTACATTCACAAAGTAAGGTTAATATAAGGTACATAAAGCAAAGACGTAAAGAATTGAGTCATAAGAACTTATCTAAGTAGGTACCTGTGGAAATTCCACATGGTTATATTTATAAAATAAAAGGAGGATTTTAAATGAAAAGTATTAGTATTAAAAGTAGACTTGTTGCAGGATTAATGGTTCTAGGCATGGCAGGTGTTGCTCTATCAAGTGGTGTAGCACATGCTGCTGAGACCTCTAAAACTACTACTAAGTCAAAACCTCAGGTAGTGTCAAAGACAAAGGCAGCAGTAGCTTCTAAAGATAAGACAGGACAAAAGCCTTTAAAAGGTGGAGAAAAAGGTAGGGATGGACTTAAGACAAAGCTTGGTTCACTAGTTACATCGGGAACAATTACAGCTGACCAACAAACAGCAATTGAAAAGGCGTTAAAACCGACAGGTGAAGATAGAAAAGATCACAAGGATATAATAGCAACTAAACTTTCAGAGCTAGTAACTGCAGGAACAATAAGCACAGATCAAAAAACTGCAATAGAAAAATCTCTAGCTTCTGCTGAAAAAGGAAAAGGTGGATTTAAGACCCAATTAGATGCACTAGTAAAGGCAGGAACAATCACAGCTGACCAAGAGACAGCAATAGAAAAAGCTCTAACACCGAAAGATAAGGCTGGGAAGGTACAAGAGCATAAGGAAAGAATAACAAAGGCTCTTAGTGAGCTAGTTACAGCTGGAACAATTACAGCTGATAAGCAATCAGCATTAGTAAAAGCATTTGAATCTGCTAGTAAGGATAAGGGTGGTTTTAAGGCTCAGATAGATGCACTAGTTACAGCAGGAACAATAACAGCTGATCAAAAGACAGCAATTGAAAAGGCCCTAGCACCAAAAGATATGGCTGAGAAAATGCAAGAACATAAGGAAAGATTAACAAAGGTTCTTAGTGAACTAGTGGCAAAGGGAACAATTACAGCTGACCAACAAGCCGCAGTAGAAAAAGTTTTAACACCTTCTAAATAAAGATTAGCAATAAAAAGATAAGTATATTTTAAAATAATAAAGAATTTCCTGTCCTATATAACCTATTAAATAAATGTGTAATGTAAATTTAAAGAGTATGATACTTAAAAGTTTGGTATCATACTCTTTTAATATATGCATTATTATGAATAGGATTCTAAGTATTATTTACTTAAAAAAGCTTCCAAGTCATTTGTCCCAAGTGAACTTGTATAGGTTATAATATTACTCATAAGGCCTTCATAGGTATTTAAATTTCTTAAATTAAAATATGGATTCATAAAGTTTGTTAAGTAATTATAAAGTCCATTTAAGTTTTCATACCATATATTATAATTAACTTCCTGTACTGGATAGCATTCCTCTATTGAATTTTTGTATAGAATATTTGATAAGTACTGTATGTCTTCAGCTTCAGATAAAATATATGCCCCAAGAGTCCAGGCACCATAGGAGTTTATGTTTTGTAGCCGTTCTATTTCTTTATCTAGTAAATCAATAATCTTAGAAATCTTTATTCTTTCAAATGAAGTCATTGTACCCTTGGTAAGTGTATTTCTATTTGCAATAGTAAATGACTTTTCAATGGAAACTGCCCTTGTTATGTCCGTCCTAATACCATCACTTAAACTAGTATTGTCACCTAGTATTCGTGTTAGTATAGGAGGTTGAGGTT
This genomic window contains:
- a CDS encoding ABC transporter permease; translated protein: MDKLSKRNGTFERVLTLSTVLIIIAIWYITTKLNLVSDTLVPSPGKVIKAFIEVLQNGYKGSSLLTHLGVSMERLLIAFILAGITAIPLGLLSGYNSKIRAILEPIIEFYRPLPPLAYYTLLVLWMGIDNSSKIALLYLASFAPIFISCMSAVLKVKKDYISSADTLGASRSQVFAHVIFPSCLPDIFLGLRTAIGVSYTTLVAAEMVAAVSGIGWMVLDASKFLRSDIIFVGIIIMGLTGILLDRIIRYIEIKVVPWKGKE
- a CDS encoding aliphatic sulfonate ABC transporter substrate-binding protein, with protein sequence MKRIKKFIGASLLLTLSLSLASCGVKSETTSSKGNNLPEVVNIGTQQMPNDETIARAKGFFESELGVKVNIKEFDSGKDVNTALASKSIDFGLLGTTPATISLASGIPVEVIWIHDVIGEVESLAVRNKSNIKSVAELKGKRIAVPFGSTAHYSLLRGLKLNNLTEKDLTILDMQPADIVAAWQRGDIDGAYVWQPTLQKLLGDGSVLVSSKNLAEKGAVTADIEVVRSEFSKKYPEIVSKYIGIQQKSHEIYESNLDDAVETVSKALQISKDESSKQIKESIWVSAKEQLSDKYFGTSSNKGNLVNILKDTADFLADQKTIPSSPDIKVFENAVNPSYIEKALKK
- the hpsG gene encoding (2S)-3-sulfopropanediol dehydratase translates to MVTTVLSPQEIRIESEISNKLNFIKKSRAEKILDSFKGERPRIDAYRAKYFTESFKETEGEALILRWAKALKRYAEKAPVYIDKDQLIVGRSGYPGRYGLVYPELDGDFLDIAIKELPKRETSPFNISKEDARILIEEVAPYWKGKTFHEDLAKALSDETIKYTYNPNNTLESRFIVNETASFRSSIQWVHDYEKVLKLGYIEIRNQALKALEELDPFSPVDNTEKAPFLNAIVIVSDAIILWARRHGDLALELSKRENDSIRRDELKVIASNCYRVPAYPAESFYEAVQSQWFVQMFSRIEQKTGTVISNGRMDQYLYPYYKKDVESGVLTDEGAIELLDCVWVAMAQFIDLYISPTGGAFNEGYAHWEAVTIGGQTKEGVDATNDLTYLFLESKKNFPLNYPDLAARIHTRSPIRYLYEVAETIKDGSGFPKLINDEEVVPLLLSKGASFDEAYDYAVSGCAECRMPNRDTYTSPCAYINFAAALEMTLYNGKMQKYGDEVIGLETGDPREFKSFDEFFDAYLKQQKNFLKHAFIQQHEIIRLREQHFAAPLSSSMHRLCLENYKDIHSAHIEGGIDLGYFEFIGYGTVIDSLSAVKKLVFEHKKITIDELLEATQNNFEGYEAIRQQLLSAPSYGNNDEYADSIAKKLDYEALKFTEKYSKELGVNLDLRYVPFTSHVPFGKVVSATPNGRFSFTPLADGSSASHGADVNGPTAVLLSNFESKNYGIKNRAARLLNIKLTPSCVDGDEGTDRLVDLIRTWCDLKLWHLQFNIINKETLIEAKKNPEDYSNLLVRVAGYSAYFVELSEDLQDDIIARTEHRAI
- the hpsH gene encoding (2S)-3-sulfopropanediol dehydratase activating enzyme — encoded protein: MYKEKSDSAYVLNIQHYSLHDGPGIRTLVFLKGCPLRCRWCANPESQSIEPQVAFNHLKCIGERECGRCIKVCEGDSIHFDKGKAILNHKRCTNCLKCVDACPSGAISVYGKLMNYKEVLKIVEKDSNFYARSGGGLTISGGEPLLNGDFTIKLLREARKRRINTAIETSGYGDFQVLSEIAKHLDTIIFDIKCISDDQHKKYTGVSRNLILDNFTRLCIEYPHLKKIVRTPVIPGFNDNEYEIYKIIDFLSGKENIKYELLQYHRFGEAKYGYIGKEYLMGDVTLSDEKMDDLRRMVKEKF
- a CDS encoding aminotransferase class III-fold pyridoxal phosphate-dependent enzyme produces the protein MTKLSGDKVRELDAKYNLHPWMKQKNMNALPVERAEGIYYWDYDGNKYYDMSSQLVNVNLGYGNKEIINAIKEQVERLPYIAPAYAEESKSRLAEELIKISPKNMRKVFFTCGGSDANESAINMARTVTGRTKIFSRYRSYHGSTLGSGNLSGDPRRFALENPAATGFIKFFDPYVYREYFNFSSDEEASNYYIAKLREQLTYEGPENVAAIIVESITGANGVIIPPDGYLQGIRKICDEFGIIMICDEVMAGFGRTGKMFAFENWGIEPDIIVFAKGVTCGYVQLGGVIVNERVAKHYEDTVFQYGLTYSGHPLGCAAGLASVKYYEDANILENVNKVGKVLGERLEEFKSKYKSVGDVRYIGLFSAVELVKNKGTKEPLVPYGRDPEGIIGKIISLLKSKGFSTFGRENTIIIAPPLIITEEELLEALKIFEEVLEVVDREYI
- a CDS encoding iron-containing alcohol dehydrogenase family protein, with translation MWSYEEPVKIIFGNGVIKKLNEVIKENKYKNGLLVSDKYFLESGFVGEVLLDNMGCIKNTFYDIEPNPTVKNVDSCAKLIRENNIEFIVALGGGSALDCAKAASVVALTNDSITKYHGTGLQIPDKGLPLIAIPTTSGTGSEVTSVSVLTDHDLGRKAPIASKSMYPKIALVDPELTYSMPKNVTASTGIDVLCHALEGFWSKNHQPISDALALYASLLVFKYLERAFKNAYDKEAREKLSEASIIAGLAFNLPKTTASHACSFPLTNIYHIPHGEACGLTLDYFVRLNKDAEKSRLEDFARRIGFRDASHLADEIRELKKRVGLLVDLKHLSLSEEDIEDLVNESKHPNLLNNPVEVTDDVLLKMYRSLT
- a CDS encoding ABC transporter ATP-binding protein, with amino-acid sequence MGNEEIKDDYVITLKDINLKYEGEKGVVTALENVNLNIENGEFICVLGPSGCGKSTLLKIIAGLLAPSSGEAKMDQGIIKGPDYNRGVVFQNPTLYPWLNIRDNVGFGLKMRKFPKEDIARRTKQYLELVNLSEFEKHKPYELSGGMKQRASLAKVLVNNPRVILMDEPLGALDALTRQNMQSLIRSLWWKTNKTVFLITHDVDEALSLGTRVIVMSSRPGRIVKEFKTDFTYNITGDNGDRCRYSDHYLKIREEILNLINDQGDKYVI